A DNA window from Vigna angularis cultivar LongXiaoDou No.4 chromosome 1, ASM1680809v1, whole genome shotgun sequence contains the following coding sequences:
- the LOC108318824 gene encoding probable receptor-like protein kinase At1g11050, which translates to MLDAMDERLTKKYAFHDPNYIVRDKVYNFIKLINTGSIFVLLIFSVASNPSSATPSPSPSPTISPTNNSTCPVPMNYVQTVPWNISSCQNFQPLSTQYQTSTSSCCQTLLSLFGVALAQNLKENSLFQLPNLPTSISCLQDFQSNLTSLSLPNNLVSSCFDPQQFVITPNICARIQNMEDWLTRLGSTPQLDTACKPDLSDRNQCRKCVAEGDKVQQKLSAIDGNESHSQDCFYFTALYMAGVANQYGPESRGALSCILTLLLNSQVDSRDGHRALRLGLFVASLAVLVILLLGSGLYFWYTKRRSVENLLAYADLQDERFRQRLRPNTALTWFEIESLVKATNNFSPQNFIGRGGFGMVYKGLLPDGTMVAVKRLEEFDSQGDTLFYSEVEIVSNLKHRNLVPLRGCCLVDGSHNLEYRGRYLVHEYMPNGSLQDHLFPTKLENQYAKKSLTWTQRKSIILDVANALVYLHFGVKPAVYHRDIKATNILLDADMRARVGDFGLVKRSSESTSHLNTIVAGTRGYVAPEYALYGQLTEKSDVYSFGVVVLEIMCGRKALEVSSSGTPVFLITDWVWSLMKSGNIGEALDASMFGDGNHATNIMERFLLVGILSSHVVVASRPTILNVLKMLEGDIEIPPIPDRPLMHGHYVMYDRDCSGMSSGCGFVSS; encoded by the coding sequence ATGTTGGACGCCATGGATGAACGTCTAACAAAAAAGTATGCATTCCATGATCCCAACTATATTGTTAGGGACAAAGTATACAACTTTATCAAACTCATCAATACGGGGTccatttttgttcttctgaTCTTTTCGGTAGCATCAAATCCAAGCTCAGCAACGCCCTCTCCCTCTCCTTCTCCTACCATTTCCCCCACCAACAATTCTACATGCCCAGTGCCCATGAATTATGTTCAAACAGTCCCTTGGAACATCTCTTCCTGCCAAAACTTCCAACCCTTGTCAACCCAATACCAAACAAGCACAAGTTCTTGTTGCCAAACACTCCTATCTCTCTTTGGGGTAGCACTTGCACAAAACCTCAAGGAAAACTCCCTTTTTCAACTACCCAACCTCCCTACATCTATCTCTTGCCTCCAAGACTTCCAATCCAATCTCACATCCCTCTCACTTCCCAACAACCTTGTCTCCTCCTGCTTTGATCCACAACAATTTGTCATCACTCCCAACATCTGTGCTCGGATTCAAAACATGGAAGATTGGCTCACCAGGCTTGGATCTACGCCACAGCTCGACACTGCGTGTAAACCCGACCTTAGTGATAGAAACCAATGCAGAAAGTGCGTGGCTGAGGGGGACAAGGTTCAGCAGAAGCTTAGTGCCATTGATGGTAATGAATCACATTCCCAAGATTGCTTTTACTTCACAGCACTTTACATGGCTGGAGTGGCCAATCAGTATGGCCCTGAGAGCAGAGGTGCTTTGTCTTGCATTTTGACTTTGTTGCTTAATTCACAAGTTGATTCAAGGGATGGCCATCGTGCTCTTAGGCTTGGTTTGTTTGTAGCTTCACTTGCAGTCCTGGTAATCCTGTTGTTAGGATCAGGGTTGTATTTTTGGTATACCAAGAGAAGAAGTGTTGAAAATTTGCTTGCCTATGCTGATCTACAGGACGAAAGGTTCAGGCAAAGGCTGAGACCAAATACAGCGTTAACTTGGTTTGAAATTGAGAGTCTCGTGAAGGCCACCAATAATTTTTCACCTCAGAATTTCATTGGTAGAGGTGGGTTTGGGATGGTTTACAAGGGCCTTCTACCTGATGGCACAATGGTTGCGGTGAAAAGGCTTGAAGAATTCGATTCTCAAGGAGATACTCTGTTCTACAGTGAGGTTGAGATTGTTAGCAACTTGAAGCACCGTAATCTAGTGCCACTAAGAGGGTGTTGTTTGGTTGATGGGAGTCACAATCTTGAGTACAGAGGAAGGTATCTAGTTCATGAATATATGCCAAATGGAAGTCTTCAAGACCATCTTTTTCCAACCAAATTAGAGAATCAATATGCAAAGAAATCCCTGACTTGGACTCAAAGAAAAAGCATAATCTTGGATGTGGCAAATGCATTGGTTTATTTACACTTTGGAGTTAAACCTGCAGTGTATCACAGAGATATTAAAGCCACCAATATACTACTTGATGCAGATATGAGGGCGAGGGTTGGAGATTTTGGGCTAGTCAAACGGAGTAGTGAAAGTACGTCTCATCTAAATACAATAGTTGCTGGAACTCGTGGATATGTAGCACCTGAATATGCACTCTATGGTCAACTAACTGAGAAGAGTGACGTCTACAGCTTTGGTGTGGTTGTTCTTGAGATAATGTGTGGAAGAAAAGCCCTTGAGGTGTCCTCATCAGGGACACCGGTTTTCCTGATCACAGATTGGGTTTGGTCATTAATGAAATCTGGAAACATAGGAGAGGCTTTGGATGCTTCTATGTTTGGAGACGGAAATCATGCTACAAACATAATGGAGAGGTTTTTACTGGTTGGaattctttcttctcatgtagttGTTGCTTCAAGGCCAACAATTTTGAATGTCTTGAAGATGTTAGAAGGGGATATTGAAATCCCACCAATTCCAGATAGGCCACTGATGCACGGGCACTATGTCATGTACGATCGTGATTGCTCTGGGATGAGCTCTGGATGTGGGTTTGTGAGCTCATGA
- the LOC108322881 gene encoding putative transferase At1g60990, chloroplastic isoform X1, translated as MTTTVAPPPSFNPSQNQALTWRLSLLLPNAAFCSPRLMKKSKKKKAMSWSICAHSLPFDLSPPPIDHDFLDAVKTAGAEVSGDGIIETFHNDDEALDAVENGVVVVDLSHFGRIRVSGEDRIQFLHNQSTANFECLHEGQGCDTVFVTPTARTIDIAHAWLMKNAITLVVSPETCTTIMEMLNKYIFFADKVEIQDITKQTSFFAMVGPNSGQVMENLNLGDLVGKPYGTHQHFNVDKQPVTVGVGNIISEGGFSLLMSPAAAPSIWKAILAQGAIPMGSNAWNKLRIIRGRPAPGMELTNEFNVLESCLWSSVSLNKGCYKGQETISRLITYDGIKQRLWGIHLSAAAEPGSIITVDGKKVGKLTSYTSGRKHSEHFGLGYIKRRAASEGDTVIVGDNIKGTVVEVPFLSQQRQPAAT; from the exons ATGACAACAACGGTGGCACCGCCACCTTCGTTCAACCCTTCTCAAAACCAAGCATTAACATGGCGTCTCTCTCTGTTACTCCCAAACGCTGCGTTTTGCTCTCCACGTCTCATGAAGaagagcaagaagaagaaggcaaTGTCTTGGTCAATTTGTGCTCACTCCTTGCCTTTCGACCTCTCTCCTCCTCCCATCGATCATGACTTTCTG GATGCTGTCAAAACTGCAGGCGCAGAGGTTTCTGGGGATGGGATCATTGAGACGTTTCATAATGACGATGAAGCCCTGGATGCTGTGGAAAATGGGGTTGTG GTTGTTGATCTTTCACACTTTGGCCGGATAAGAG TCAGTGGAGAAGATCGCATTCAGTTCCTTCACAACCAGAGCACTGCAAACTTTGAATGTCTACATGAAGGACAA GGATGTGACACTGTTTTTGTGACACCAACAGCTCGAACAATAGATATTGCTCATGCATGGCTCATG AAAAATGCGATAACATTAGTGGTTTCTCCGGAGACCTGTACGACCATTATGGAAATGCTGAACAA GTACATATTTTTTGCTGATAAGGTGGAGATTCAAGACATAACTAAGCAAACCAGCTTTTTTGCTATGGTGGGACCCAACAGTGGccaa GTGATGGAGAACTTGAACCTTGGTGATCTTGTTGGAAAACCATATGGTACACATCAACATTTTAAT GTTGATAAGCAGCCTGTAACTGTAGGGGTTGGAAACATAATTTCTGAAGGTGGTTTTTCATTACTGATGTCTCCAGCTGCTGCTCCTTCTATTTGGAAAGCTATTCTTGCTCAAGGGGCTATCCCAATGGGTTCTAATGCATGGAATAAATTACGCATTATTCGAG GGAGGCCTGCCCCTGGAATGGAGCTTACAAATGAATTCAATGTGCTGGAGTCCTGTCTATGGAGCTCAGTTTCTCTAAATAAAG GTTGTTATAAGGGACAGGAGACTATATCTAGGCTCATTACATATGATGGAATCAAGCAGAGGTTATGGGGAATTCATCTTTCTGCTGCTGCAGAACCTGGCAGCATTATTACAGTGGATGGGAAAAAG GTCGGAAAGTTAACTAGCTACACTTCTGGAAGGAAGCATTCCGAACACTTTGGATTAGGTTACATAAAGAGGCGGGCTGCTTCGGAGGGAGACACTGTAATTGTAGGAGACAACATCAAGGGAACAGTGGTGGAAGTACCTTTTCTTTCTCAGCAACGCCAACCAGCTGCCACTTGA
- the LOC108322881 gene encoding putative transferase At1g60990, chloroplastic isoform X3 translates to MTTTVAPPPSFNPSQNQALTWRLSLLLPNAAFCSPRLMKKSKKKKAMSWSICAHSLPFDLSPPPIDHDFLDAVKTAGAEVSGDGIIETFHNDDEALDAVENGVVVVDLSHFGRIRVSGEDRIQFLHNQSTANFECLHEGQGCDTVFVTPTARTIDIAHAWLMKNAITLVVSPETCTTIMEMLNKYIFFADKVEIQDITKQTSFFAMVGPNSGQVMENLNLGDLVGKPYGTHQHFNVDKQPVTVGVGNIISEGGFSLLMSPAAAPSIWKAILAQGAIPMGSNAWNKLRIIRASSSSSLASSSSSASAPARVMFRRTMLMMMMRTLMRVMITSHELELETPPFTHRTFYFAFLCF, encoded by the exons ATGACAACAACGGTGGCACCGCCACCTTCGTTCAACCCTTCTCAAAACCAAGCATTAACATGGCGTCTCTCTCTGTTACTCCCAAACGCTGCGTTTTGCTCTCCACGTCTCATGAAGaagagcaagaagaagaaggcaaTGTCTTGGTCAATTTGTGCTCACTCCTTGCCTTTCGACCTCTCTCCTCCTCCCATCGATCATGACTTTCTG GATGCTGTCAAAACTGCAGGCGCAGAGGTTTCTGGGGATGGGATCATTGAGACGTTTCATAATGACGATGAAGCCCTGGATGCTGTGGAAAATGGGGTTGTG GTTGTTGATCTTTCACACTTTGGCCGGATAAGAG TCAGTGGAGAAGATCGCATTCAGTTCCTTCACAACCAGAGCACTGCAAACTTTGAATGTCTACATGAAGGACAA GGATGTGACACTGTTTTTGTGACACCAACAGCTCGAACAATAGATATTGCTCATGCATGGCTCATG AAAAATGCGATAACATTAGTGGTTTCTCCGGAGACCTGTACGACCATTATGGAAATGCTGAACAA GTACATATTTTTTGCTGATAAGGTGGAGATTCAAGACATAACTAAGCAAACCAGCTTTTTTGCTATGGTGGGACCCAACAGTGGccaa GTGATGGAGAACTTGAACCTTGGTGATCTTGTTGGAAAACCATATGGTACACATCAACATTTTAAT GTTGATAAGCAGCCTGTAACTGTAGGGGTTGGAAACATAATTTCTGAAGGTGGTTTTTCATTACTGATGTCTCCAGCTGCTGCTCCTTCTATTTGGAAAGCTATTCTTGCTCAAGGGGCTATCCCAATGGGTTCTAATGCATGGAATAAATTACGCATTATTCGAG CATCATCATCCTCCTCCTTAGCATCCTCTTCCTCATCTGCATCTGCACCAGCTCGAGTTATGTTCAGGAGGacgatgttgatgatgatgatgaggactCTGATGAGAGTGATGATAACTTCTCATGAGTTAGAGCTAGAGACCCCTCCATTCACTCACAGGACCTTTTATTTtgcatttttatgtttttaa
- the LOC108322881 gene encoding putative transferase At1g60990, chloroplastic isoform X2, producing the protein MTTTVAPPPSFNPSQNQALTWRLSLLLPNAAFCSPRLMKKSKKKKAMSWSICAHSLPFDLSPPPIDHDFLDAVKTAGAEVSGDGIIETFHNDDEALDAVENGVVVVDLSHFGRIRVSGEDRIQFLHNQSTANFECLHEGQGCDTVFVTPTARTIDIAHAWLMKNAITLVVSPETCTTIMEMLNKYIFFADKVEIQDITKQTSFFAMVGPNSGQVMENLNLGDLVGKPYGTHQHFNVDKQPVTVGVGNIISEGGFSLLMSPAAAPSIWKAILAQGAIPMGSNAWNKLRIIRAASSSSSLASSSSSASAPARVMFRRTMLMMMMRTLMRVMITSHELELETPPFTHRTFYFAFLCF; encoded by the exons ATGACAACAACGGTGGCACCGCCACCTTCGTTCAACCCTTCTCAAAACCAAGCATTAACATGGCGTCTCTCTCTGTTACTCCCAAACGCTGCGTTTTGCTCTCCACGTCTCATGAAGaagagcaagaagaagaaggcaaTGTCTTGGTCAATTTGTGCTCACTCCTTGCCTTTCGACCTCTCTCCTCCTCCCATCGATCATGACTTTCTG GATGCTGTCAAAACTGCAGGCGCAGAGGTTTCTGGGGATGGGATCATTGAGACGTTTCATAATGACGATGAAGCCCTGGATGCTGTGGAAAATGGGGTTGTG GTTGTTGATCTTTCACACTTTGGCCGGATAAGAG TCAGTGGAGAAGATCGCATTCAGTTCCTTCACAACCAGAGCACTGCAAACTTTGAATGTCTACATGAAGGACAA GGATGTGACACTGTTTTTGTGACACCAACAGCTCGAACAATAGATATTGCTCATGCATGGCTCATG AAAAATGCGATAACATTAGTGGTTTCTCCGGAGACCTGTACGACCATTATGGAAATGCTGAACAA GTACATATTTTTTGCTGATAAGGTGGAGATTCAAGACATAACTAAGCAAACCAGCTTTTTTGCTATGGTGGGACCCAACAGTGGccaa GTGATGGAGAACTTGAACCTTGGTGATCTTGTTGGAAAACCATATGGTACACATCAACATTTTAAT GTTGATAAGCAGCCTGTAACTGTAGGGGTTGGAAACATAATTTCTGAAGGTGGTTTTTCATTACTGATGTCTCCAGCTGCTGCTCCTTCTATTTGGAAAGCTATTCTTGCTCAAGGGGCTATCCCAATGGGTTCTAATGCATGGAATAAATTACGCATTATTCGAG CAGCATCATCATCCTCCTCCTTAGCATCCTCTTCCTCATCTGCATCTGCACCAGCTCGAGTTATGTTCAGGAGGacgatgttgatgatgatgatgaggactCTGATGAGAGTGATGATAACTTCTCATGAGTTAGAGCTAGAGACCCCTCCATTCACTCACAGGACCTTTTATTTtgcatttttatgtttttaa
- the LOC108318748 gene encoding legumin B-like translates to MAIDLTPKKAEALFEGEGGGYYTWTTSQVPLLAKENLGAGRLQLQPRGFALPHYADSSKVGYVIQGSDGVVGMVLPDGKEEVVVKLKEGDVIAVPVGAVSWWFNDGDTDLIIVFLGETSKALIPGKFTYFFLTGAIGVIGGFSTDLTSKIYGLEKDEVEKLTRSQTGVLIIKLDKTQPMPEPQLNNTKKLVYNIDGAEPENAVEKAGLVKTLTEKDFGFIEDVGLSLIRVKLEPNAIKAPSYPVSPTVELIYIARGSGKIEIVDFNGKSVLSTRVEAGDLVVVPQFFVVAEIAGEEGLESYSIVTTTKPLFQDLAGKASIWSIFSSTLQQVALNVDSDFQKLFISKIEESTNLIPPST, encoded by the exons ATGGCGATAGACTTAACACCAAAGAAAGCTGAAGCATTGTTTGAGGGAGAGGGTGGAGGTTACTACACTTGGACAACTTCTCAAGTGCCACTTCTGGCCAAGGAAAATCTTGGTGCTGGTCGCCTTCAGCTTCAGCCTCGTGGCTTTGCTCTTCCTCATTATGCAGATTCATCCAAAGTAGGTTATGTCATTCAAG GGAGTGATGGAGTAGTTGGGATGGTTCTCCCCGACGGCAAAGAAGAGGTGGTTGTTAAACTTAAGGAAGGAGACGTTATAGCAGTACCTGTTGGAGCTGTCTCCTGGTGGTTCAACGATGGAGACACGGATCTGATCATTGTTTTTCTTGGAGAAACTTCAAAGGCTCTTATTCCTGGTAAATTCACCTATTTCTTTCTAACTGGGGCTATAGGAGTTATAGGAGGCTTCTCCACTGATCTCACGAGCAAGATCTATGGCTTAGAAAAAGATGAAGTGGAAAAGCTCACAAGAAGCCAAACTGGAGTTTTGATCATCAAACTAGACAAAACTCAACCTATGCCTGAGCCCCAACTGAACAATACCAAAAAGTTAGTGTATAATATAGATGGTGCAGAGCCAGAAAATGCTGTGGAAAAAGCCGGGTTGGTGAAAACCTTAACAGAGAAAGATTTTGGTTTTATTGAGGATGTTGGGTTAAGCTTGATCAGAGTAAAACTTGAACCCAATGCTATCAAGGCTCCATCATACCCGGTGAGTCCTACGGTTGAGTTGATTTATATTGCTAGAGGAAGTGGGAAGATTGAAATTGTGGACTTCAATGGAAAGAGTGTGTTAAGCACTCGAGTTGAGGCTGGTGATTTGGTTGTGGTGCCACAGTTCTTTGTGGTTGCTGAAATTGCTGGTGAAGAAGGATTGGAGAGTTATTCCATTGTAACAACAACAAA ACCTTTGTTTCAAGACTTAGCTGGAAAGGCATCAATTTGGAGCATTTTCTCATCTACACTGCAACAAGTGGCTCTTAATGTAGATTCTGATTTTCAAAAGTTGTTCATATCCAAGATCGAGGAATCTACCAATCTCATCCCACCTTCTACTTAA